A window of the Virgibacillus pantothenticus genome harbors these coding sequences:
- a CDS encoding RNA polymerase sigma factor, translated as MKGLIKKAQNSDEKAFAKIFEKYEADLYKVAYVYVGNQDAALDVIQETAYRSFKSIKFLKESQYLKTWLIKIAINCSIDYIRSQTKNKIIDIDKLPLVNEDSRDFTDNIDWKITLNELIQQLEPAEKTVIILRFYNDLTIKQVAKLLEIPLGTVKTILYRALKKLKNNMKGESKLE; from the coding sequence TTGAAAGGTCTCATTAAAAAAGCTCAAAATAGCGATGAAAAAGCATTTGCAAAAATATTTGAGAAGTATGAAGCTGATTTGTATAAAGTTGCGTATGTGTACGTTGGAAATCAAGATGCTGCTTTAGATGTTATTCAAGAAACTGCATATCGTTCATTCAAATCAATTAAATTCCTAAAAGAAAGTCAGTATTTAAAAACATGGCTAATCAAAATAGCAATTAATTGTTCAATAGATTATATTCGAAGTCAAACAAAAAATAAAATCATTGATATAGATAAATTGCCACTAGTTAACGAAGATTCTAGAGACTTCACGGATAATATAGATTGGAAAATTACGTTAAACGAATTAATCCAACAGCTAGAGCCTGCTGAGAAAACGGTGATTATTCTTCGATTCTACAATGACTTAACAATAAAACAAGTAGCCAAGTTATTGGAGATACCTTTAGGAACGGTTAAGACCATCTTATATAGAGCCTTAAAAAAACTGAAAAATAACATGAAAGGAGAGAGCAAACTTGAATAA